From the genome of Nicotiana sylvestris chromosome 1, ASM39365v2, whole genome shotgun sequence:
aatagcatcgggtctagctggaagtgcatagaaacgggcctgaccgccctctccctctagggcgacccctagatgactaacctctacccctagctggttgggcgggtggtggtgaaataactggtgctgaagccgatggctaactcctctgctgggatgaacccgcaagacgacgaggacactgcctccacatatgacccatctctccacactcatagcagcTCCCGGGTGCTgaagaaggggactgaagggaacccctagcaccggaatgactagcagatgcacctggcatagaggAGCCCTAAGTGATGGAGcatgggacgaactctgagcttgaagggcactaagtgatgactggccctgatgagaactgtgtgCACCGTGACTTGATGacaccccacgataacctgggcgagctggctgagcatgcctaaatggacggcctctgccgtgctgaaactgacttCTAGAAGGAGTACCATTATAACTACCagaacctcgaggcctcttggcctccctctcctctcgctcatggcgatgaactgactcaatctcacgaggaATGTCTACattcaccctctctctggtcataagaatatgaagctggtaagtgaggccatcaacaaacctcctaatcctctctctatctgtcggaaccaaccaaatcgcatggcaagctaactcagagaacctcatctcatactgcgtcatagtcatctctccctgatgcaaccactcaaactacctgcgcagctcctctctgcgagaatgtggcacatacttctccagaaagagaacggagaattgctgtcaggtaaggggtgttgTACCAATatgcctacacctctcaaaaatctcccaccaagtgaaggcagctccagaaaactaataagtagtaaaatcgaccccgttggtctccagaatacccgttgtacgaagtaTCCTCTGAcatttatccaagaaaccctgggcatcctcgccctctacaccactgaaggtcggaggctgaagtctaccaaacctctccaacctacgcttctcgtcctctggcatggcaggaactacatagtcctgagcagctgcaaccggctgggctggatgtgcccctggcgtctgaagtccttgcacgacctgctcaggtatgcgtgcagcgggagtctgagtgcctctcccggcctgagaagtagctgcagctgtagtaactgagaccgtctgagctaggccaatgcaaaccaatagaatctgagccaaggcctcttgaagacccgaaatcacaataggcatagctggtgcctgagttggtgttgctggagcgtccataactagacctgatcctgaactggggcggctggtggatctgcaggtgctgccctagatGCTGTGAgagccacacctctgcccctaccgcgaccacgaccgcgtcctcgacctctagtgtccatagctggtggtactagtggtcgttcatcctgaccagtagcgcgtgttctcaccatctgtgagagaatagaataatagaagtttagtactcgcaccaacaaattcgcatgacaagaatttcaagaatataaagtttttcctaaaggttctgcaacctctcgaggataaatacagatgtctcagtaccgatccgcgagactctaccaAACCTGCTCAGACTCGggagacctatgtaacctggctctgataccaacttgtcacgaccctaaacccgaacccggtcgtgatggcggctctcgtgaagacaaggccagccgacacattcccaattcatttttaagtaGTTAAGATAATGCAagtaagtcttaaacataataaatatccCAAATAGATAAGGTTAAACAGTACAGTTccggaaaataaaaccaatacatcccgacatcggggtgtcactagtcatgagcatctatcagtaTACTACAAGTTTGAAGCgtctacaaagctattacagaatcactaacaagagaaaggaaatgggataaagggggagaagcacggggctgcgaacgccaagcagctacctcgtgaacttcaAAATCtatcgggagctctcaaccctcgcaagcaggatcagcaacgcctgaatctgcacacggggtgcagggagtaaagtgagtactccaactcagtgagtaataatcataaataaagactgaaaaatatgaaatcacgtaaggcacattacaggctataatgaagcagtaaaatccagtaaaaatagtgaatcaatgaagatatgtaaagtcattttagttcagtttaaacttcatgaaatgcctttttaacaattaagcaggtaaatgacaggcgactaggaaagataaacacataaaggatcgtccctcgggcaatatcatagaacaacaccagcccttcgggctatatctcacatcacaatgggtacccgcgctcactgggggtgtgcagactcttggaggggccccttacgacccaagcgcaatatccagccatcttgtggcatcatcactaggctttcggcctcatatcaacaaaccACCTCGTAGCGTAcaaatctcaagccctcggcctcataatcataatcaggtgtttcctcacaacataggccctcagccttactcagtcaaaaacctcacaagccactcgggcaacagtaaaacatgatgttcagcccaaaatatcatttaaaacatcatttaagtgttaaagcagagtaaacatgactgagttatgaaaatagtagaatatagcatgaccgagttcaagtataaagtcaaaacaatgaggaaatatcaataaaaatcccctaagggttcaaatagttggcatgaggaggcccaaatatgacattcagtccaaaacatgatgataacaaacagttttcaatgaaatacgcggtaaaacaatcattctggatggactaagtcacaatccccaatagtgcccGACCCCACGTTCgttatctagcgtgtgtgtcaccttaatatagcacaacgatgtgcgatctgaggtttcataccctctggacaatatttacaatcattactcacctcaatctggttcaaactctagctcgcgacgcctttgcccctcgaatcagcctccacttgcatcgaatctatccaaaaatcagaatcacgatgtcaaaatataTTAAGGGAACGAATCCCGAGCGAAGATAATCAGTTTAgagcataaatcccgaaattaccaaaacttgacCCCCTGACCCActtctcggaattcgataaaatttacatcaatagatttcttatctccccacgagttcatacatatcaaaagtacaaaaattctaccacaaatggtccctcaaatcctcaagtctagatctccaataccaagccctagtttccccaattttaacccttaaattccattactTACAGCTCTAAtctgtgaaataataccataggaacgacttttaggtccaaaatccttacctcaatgaagttcccttgaaatccttcttcaaatcgccaaaaaagctccaaaaaccgacttaaaaatggtggaatagctcaaaaatcgcgaaggaatgaATTTATATattctggcccaggcatttcgcatctgcggcccccTCTACCGCTTCTGaggtaccgcttttgcggtccaagaTGCCGCTTCTACGGTTTCACTTATTCCCCAGCTTCCGCATTTGCGATGCaccttccgcacctgcgccaACGCAGGTGCGGCTTctcagccgcttctgcggctccaacCTTCCTAGCCCCTTCCGTTTCTGCAACTCCTAAATCGCTTCTGTGAGGCTGCACCTGCGGtaccctagccgcaggtgcgattatgacagtaAATTCCACACTTCAGTTGCCAAACCAAATtttcaaactctccgtcaaccatccgaaattaccccgaggccccccggacctcaaccaaaagcataaacatatctcataaccttattcaaactcgtaccaatattcaaaacactaaaaacaacatcgaattaaccaaaacacatcggattcaagcctaagttttcaaaatcttccgaattatgcttttgatcaaaatgtataccaaaccacgtccgaatgacctgaaattttgcacacacatcccaaatgacccaacggaagTACTGCAACTCCTAGAAAtcaattctgacccctatatcaaaatctcacctaccaaccggaaaatgcccaaaaattcaattccgccaattcaagcttaaatctactccggacctccaaaacacattccgatcacgctcctaagtctcaaatcacctcctgaagctatccgaaccatcggaactcacatccgatccctctaactcataagtcaacatccggttgatttttccaacttaagcttcctcaaaagagactaagtatctcaaaccttaccaaatccgttccgaacccgagccaaccaactcgatcacacatagaaccaataaacaaagcaataagaagcagaaataggggaaacggagcggtaactcgtgagacaactggccgggtcgtcacattataATAGTCTCTAAGTTCACATAAAATCTTTAAAAGTATGTCTTTGTTTAAGACTTAAACTCTAAGCAATaaaattcttgattttatttataaAGCTACATAAAGCCACACCAACATTGTTCGTTTAAGCCGAAACTattcaacaaacaacaacaatcatTGATGGACTCGATCAAATCCACACACGGATTAAAGCAAACAACAACACCTTAATAAATTAATAAGATTCTCACAAACATCATAAACAACAGACACAAGAGTTCGATCACGATTCTCTTATTAACAGTGAATACCGTTAATATTGTCAAGTAAATTTGATCAACTATTACTGTAACATTTATTCTACGCAGATTTTCTGTCCAATcttttcagtcaaagtctaagaaTCAAATAAATcttatgctctgataccaatgaAAGAATAAATCGTGGAGCGAGAACAACGAATTGTGTGCCTATTTGACGCAGCGAAGATCGTTGAACTCACCACCAAAAAAATTACTCCAAGTCGGACTTCATTTCACTAGGAAACGAAGTTTATTCTTCACGAGTTAAATGTCTCATCATCTTTTGTGTGTATTTAGAGATAATCCGAAGAGGGAGgagtgatttttcttttctgaacCTCTTTTTATTAACCGTGATTATGGTAACCTCCTTAAAATCTATATCTTATAAATAGGTATTGGACTGGGTCAGCCCACATAAAGCGACCTACAATCCAATATTCAGCCATTACTCTTTTGACATATAATTACATGCATTTAGTGATAATCCAAATTCAAATATTAGTATTTGCATAAAAATTACGGATTTCAAACTTGTGGTACTGCTTAATAATTTTTGTTCTATTAGCTTTTTGATAATTTTTCGGCAAAAAATCGTTTATATGCATAATCTACGCATCATTATTGAACTCATaagttaaaaatttgacacaAATTGACCAGAGAGAGAGCATAGGAAAATTTCAGAAAATGACTCCGCTCCTTCCTCATGCTAGGTTcaagaaattaaagaaaaaattattcttgaggaaaatattttttaaaagatttaaaTCAAATTGAAAATGTTATTCTCCATACCACTCCCTAAATATATAGAAAAGTGTCAGATTTTTTTTTAGATGAATAAGAATTTGTAGTTAATTGAACTGATAAAAGGAGTATAAATAAATTAGGCAAAATAGCCTCTGGGTCACTTAAACTTATATCCATTTATCAATCCGATAAAATGAACTTATAAGTTTGACTGACTAACACAATCATATTCTTAACCTATTATTGTTTGACATGTGTAATTTGTAGGCCTCAATCtctttttaataatttatttaaaaaattaaaaccttttcctttcttttcttcttcttcaccagTACCAGCACTACATGTTTCATCCATCAATGAACACAGCACACCACCCTCATCCACTCTAAAATCCCCAAATCAATAATGAACATCATCCTTCGTACTCTAAAACTCCCAATTGAATAAAAAAGTAAAAAGGACACAAACAAAATCAGTAAAATCTAAAAACTCCAGACGAATCAGTAAAAAGATAAAATCTTTTATTATCTTCTCCAAAATTATCTTTGAAAATTCCCAACATCCTCCAATTCTAATTCTACTTCTTCCTTTTACGTTTTCTAAACAGAAATTTTAGAGAGAGATTCAAAATCTCTgaaaatttcaattgaaattttgttctttaatttcttttaacCAGCATTTTCCTCTTTGAATTGTGGTCATGTCAGATTTGTTAAAAAGTAGTTGGGGGGGAGGGGagggaggagaatgaagaaagaggAGAATGGAGGGCATGGGGCGGTGAGAGTTTTCAGCTTTTgtaatttcttttttgtttttcctttttatttgctttcttttctgattttaacatttttataattaaaactgTTATATTCATGCGCCTCTGTATCGTGATTTGCACGTATTTGGGCCACATCATTTAAATCGTTTGTAAATATTTAAATGAGAAACTTATAAATTTATTTATCGGACTAACAAATTGGTATAAATTTAAGTGGTCCAGAGACTATTTTGTCAATAAATTATAAGTGTGCTGAGTTAGTGAAGTAAAAGAAAGCTAgcaattttaataaatataatcGACTAAAATGACAGAACTagagagaaaataaaattttGTCTGAATTGAGGTATAGTATGGTTATTTTACACCTATGCTCTTAACGGCGGAGTTTGACTGACATCTGGACTAAAAATTTGGGGGAAAACGATTTTCGCCTATAGAACAGAAAAGGGAGAAAAACTCACCCAGACCCATCTTTTCACTCAAAAGAGCTAAGTCAGTAAAAATGTCTGCTCTTCGACATGCAGCTTTCAGGGGCTGCAGGTTTTTGCTTGAGGCAGCAAAAGCCACAACCCGATCTCCCAAAGCAGCATCTTCTTCTGCTTCCAAGAATAAGGCTGCTGCTACAACCTCGAAATCGTCGACATCAGCAGGGAAGCAGGGTCGTTCTCCTTCGGCTCGACCCACTGGTCTTCTTAAGGTAACCCCTGTTTCGCCGACACTTCATAGCTTTCTTGGAGTTTCTGAGACTTCTCGCGGCGATGCTGTCAAGAAAATCTGGGATTACATCAAACTCCACAATCTTCAGGTACCCTTTTCTCTCTAGATATACTATTTGAGTATATTTACTCTTCGAATAATTCTAGAATTTATATGGTGATGTTTGTCTAGACAtatattttaggaaaagaaagttttTTTTTACACATGggtgaaatatatatatagtacTACTAGTATAATTTTTCAAAAGTATCAGTGGTGTTCAACATGCTATGTCAATTCCTGTAAGACAAGCTGTTAAGTTTACTGAGAAGGTTAAGATTAAAGAGTTTCCAGACGTAGTAAAGTGTCTATCTTTTCGGAGCAGAAGAAGTGTCATATTAAATAGAAATGAAATGTACTAGTGTTACTCCCTCGGGGTATTGCAGTAATAATATTGCTGGTGTTGGAGCTAAAAGGTTGTTGTTTGGCCTCAAGAATGCTCCATTTGATATTACATTTTGGCACTCTTTTAGTTCCTCTAAGGATTTCAAATCTGTTGAATTTTGTGCTTTCTCCAATATGAAATGTGTGCATGGTGAGCCTCTAGGTTCATGATATCCTAACCTATTTGAACTTGAAGCATGAAAATACCTTTGGTTGTGCCCAGAAGGCAGTTTATTTCCCTTGGTAGCACTTAGGCATTGGAATAGTCTGAAGTAATATGACTTGCAAAGCAAGGTTGAGCAGCTACTGTCATCACCGATAGAAATAACACTATAGCTGTGTATATGCTGGTGAATGTATAACAATATTAAGCAGGGGCGAATTCGTAAGGGAGATTATGGGGCACGTGAACCCATGGTCTTTCcgcaaaattaaatattttatgtacatattttaaaaaatttgatATAGTATTAACTTTGGCAACCATGCTCCAAGAAGGCTGAATGATGCACTTGGTTAAAGGTTGAGTTATTTACCAATAGGAATAGAGATCAATTTCCACTTAATATATTTTTCCTCTGATGTTAAGACATGAAAACTCCAGGTCTCAGCTTCCGGTCATAAATTAGTTCAAGCCATGCTAGGACGAAGAAGAAACAAACAGGTCTAAAGAACAAAATAGATACTGAGTTGTGTCAAGTCTCCCATTGTTTTTTGTTAACTGGCTCAGAACATTTTTTGTCAGCCTTTCCCGGCCCATTATGAGAAATTCATTATCTACGGACTCATTGTTCTTTATTGCTGTTGATCTCATTATCTCCTGTCAACACTCGTTGAGAATCATTTTTTATAGACTTCACCTGGTTTAAATCTTCTTCTCTATCAATCGTGCTAGTTTAAACATTTCTTTATCCCCTTCTCGTGTTCCTAGCTTTTGATACATGGCATCTAGGGCTTCCCCTCCAGCTTTACTAATAGCCTTCTTAGCTTCGCTCATAGCTCTCTTATACTCTTAACTTGTTTTCTGTAATGAGAGTGGTCAAATAGGactactctttttcttttctttgataaGTGAATGGGAGATAAAGTCGCTACCTAGCAAATGCTTTAGATGACTCCATCCAAACCAGTCACAGAACTAATATTGAAAATTTGCATCTTTTGCCTCCAGATATCTATTCTATTGCTATGTGCATAATAAAGGGAAATGATGCTCAGAGTTCTCCAGAGGTTAATTGCTGATTGCTTTTCCCCATTGGAATAATATTTCTTCCGTCTTTATTCGACAAATAGCAAAGCATTTATTGCTTTTAGAGCTGTAGTACACATAGTACACAGACTCTTAGTATCATCTCTTGAAAATTCTCAATTTTCCTCTGCCTGCAGGACCCCATGAATAAGAGGGAAATCAATTGCGATCACAAGCTCAAAACAATATTTGGAGGGAAGGACAAAGTGGGGTTTCTAGAGATTTCCAAGTTGCTGTCTGCTCATTTCGTGAAGCCTAACTGAAGTAGTCGTCAAATCATCCATGCTCGACTCTTGATATTGTACATAAACTACTTTGCCTTCTTGACATTAAACTCTGATTTGCAATTTGTGTGCTTAGTTTTCTAGATGGACATCTTGTAAAAAGTAAAGTAGGAAGAAGCAGAAAGACTATTGGCTCTTTAACAATGtatgttcatttcttacttcagTGAAATGTAATGAATGCTTTTCCTGTATTGTCCATTGCATACACAAGTGACAGTTAAT
Proteins encoded in this window:
- the LOC104236861 gene encoding upstream activation factor subunit spp27-like; translation: MSALRHAAFRGCRFLLEAAKATTRSPKAASSSASKNKAAATTSKSSTSAGKQGRSPSARPTGLLKVTPVSPTLHSFLGVSETSRGDAVKKIWDYIKLHNLQDPMNKREINCDHKLKTIFGGKDKVGFLEISKLLSAHFVKPN